Part of the Streptomyces antimycoticus genome, CGGAGCGCGATGGCCTGATCCGCATGTGACCTCCCGGAAGAATGGCGTGGCGAGCCGACCTGTCACTGTGACGTGGCTGGCCCAAGGCCGGTTTCACCCGTTGTGGCAGGCGCCTCAGTAAACGTGAAGGCCTCGTGCATTCAGGACCCTTTGCACCGGCATGAAGTAGTTCCGATAGGTGCCACTGGAATCGGAGTTGCACACTGTCTCGTCGGTGCCGCCGGAGAGCAGACCTAGGGCCGTTGTACCGCGGAGCGCGGGTCCACCACTGTCGCCACCGAGCGCGCAGACGTTCGACTCAAACATCTGCTCCAGCTGCACCCCATCGATGGTGACGGTCACAACTTCGCTGGTTACATAGCCCGTTGTATCTTCGCTGGAGACCCCGACTCGATCCATGTCAACGCCAACAGTCGGCCAGGCGGAGTTGTCGATCTGCTTGTAGATACCGCCCCAGTATCTGACCGTCCCGAGTGGGTTGATGCCAGGATCATCGGCCTTGATGGTTGCCCAGTCGCCCGCAGCGCCTCCGAAGCCATACGCGGTCTGGTTGCCAATCCTGGCGTTATTCCAGTCCATGCGCCATTCGTTGCCGGTGCCTCGGACGCAGTGGCCAGCGGTGAGCGTGTAGATAGTGCCTGACGAGTTCTTGGTGTTGAACCCGGCACTGCAGAGCCAGCCCTCGGAGGTAATCCCGTTGCCGCCCCGAAGATCGGTGACTTTGAACTTCAGCCCGCTCCTGATGCGGTCAACACGCACCGCACCCGGGTGAGCCGCAGCGACCTTTTCGATCCGAGCCCGGCCGTCTGCGGGCGCTCCATCGAAGATCTCGACGGACACCTGGTTGGTATCTGCCTTGATCCCCCACGCCGTGTTGGAGATGGCGCCCAGCTCGTCGAGCTTGCCGGGGGGAAGCGCAGCGGTTGGTGGATCGCCGGCGTCAAGGATTGCGAGACCATCGCCGAGCACTCGTTTCGCACCGCGATCATCGGCGCCGTGCTCGCGATGATGGAGGGCGCCGACCCGGCGAAGGTCGCGCTCCTGTGCACGTTCCACGACACCCAGGAGACCCGCGTCGGGGACATCCCCTGGATCGGACGCCGCTGCCTCGAAGCCGCGACGAACGAGAAGGTCACCGCCGACCAGGTCTCGAAGGCCCACCCAGCCGTAGCGGACGGGATCAAGGCCGTGGTCCACGAGTACGAGAACGGCGACTCGCTGGAGGTCCTCGTGGCACACGACGTGGACAAGCTCGAATGCATGCTGCAAGGCATGGAGTACCTGGAGCAGGGCTACCGCAACGCCCAGGAATGGGTGGACACCAGCCGGGCGAAGCTGAAGACAGCATCGGCGCTCGCGCTCGCCGAAGCAGCCCAGGGCATGTCGTCCGCTGAATGGAAGCACACCTACCTCAGCTGATCGGGCACGAATGCGCCTCTGCCTGCGCGGCGGGGTCAGTTGCTCCGGGACGGAGGGTGGCGGAGCCTCGGTGGTAGTGGCGGAACGGTGTGCTGATGCCGGAAGGGTGAGCGTCACCGAGAAGACCCCTGCGGTGGTGTGGGTGAGGGTGCCGCCCATCGCCTCCGTGAGGTCGCGGGTGAGGAGGGCGGCGTCGGCGATGACGTACGGCAGCTCCTCCGGCAGCCGCAGGGTGATGGCGTGGCCGCCGGTGCCGAGGTCGTCGAGGGCCGCGGTCAGTGCCTCGTCGAGGTCGACGGGGCGGAGGTAGAGGTCCAGGGCTCCGGTGTGCAGTCGGCTCAGGTCGTCCAGGTCGGTGAGGAGCTGGGCGACGCGGCGCACTGAGGAGCTGGCGGTGGCGAGGTGGCGTGTCTCGACGGACAGCGGGGGCAGGCGTCTGAGCGCCTCCTCCGCCGTGCACAGCGGCGCCCGCAGATCGTGGCTCGCGGTGAGGAGCAGCGAGGCGCGGGTGTGTTCGGCGGCGGCGAGGGTGTCGGTCTCGGCGGCGTGCCGGGTGAGCCGGCCCTTACGCAGCCTGAGCTCGTTGTTAACGGTGTGCCGAGGCTCAGCCGACTCACGGTATGCGGTCTGCGCGCACACTTCCGCGAGTCGGGCCCACCCACTCTGCCTCGGCCATGGAATGGAGCGGTAGGGGGTTGTGATGCCGGTCCCGAGACTTCAACAGCCACTTGACGAAGGACGGGTCGGCGGCTCGGCGCCCGCAGGAGACCCTGTCGGGCGGTCTGTTCCGGTGTCTGCCCGTCGCGGACGGGACCGAACGGCAGGATCTCGCCACGGCCGGAGCGGGAGCCGGGTCCGGAAGACGGTGGCGCCCGGCCCGCTGGTCAGCGTGATCGTGCCGCCGTGGGCCGCGACCACGGCCCGGACGATCGCCAGCCCAAGCCCGGTGCCGCCCGCCGCCCGGGACCGGCCGGGGTCCGCGCGCGAGAACCGCTCGAACACCTCGTCCTGTAGTCCCTCGGGCACCCCCGGACCGTCGTCCGATACCGTCAGCTCCGCCCGGCCCGCACCGGCCGTGGCGAGCCGGACCGTGACCCGGGTGCCGGGTGGGGTGTGGGTGCGGGCGTTGGTGAGCAGGTTGCCCACGACCTGCTGGAGGCGGTGCTCGTCGCCGAGGACCGTCACCGGTTCCTCGGCCAGCTCCAGCGTCCAGCGGTGGTCCGGCCCGGCGGCCCGTGCGTCGCCGGTCGCGTCCAGCACCAGCCGGGTCAGATCGACCGGTCGGCGGGCCAGTGGTCGTCCCGCGTCGAGCCGGGCGAGCAGCAGCAGATCGTCCACCAGCGTGGACATCCGCTCCGACTCGGCCTGGATCCGCTCCAGGGCGTGCCGCACGTCATCCGGCACCGGGCCCGGATGGCGCAGCGCCAGCTCGGCATGGCCGCGGACGGAGGCCACCGGCGTTCGCAGCTCATGGCTGGCGTCGGCGGCGAAGTGCCGCAGCCGCTCCTCGCTCGCCTGGCGACGGGCCAGCGCGTCCCCGACGTGGCCGAGCATGCGGTTGAGCGCGGTGCCCACCTGGCCCACCTCGGTGCGCGGATCGGTGTCCGGCACCGGCGGCGGCATGGCCACCTCACCACTGGCCAGCGGCAGCTCGGCCACCCCGGCGGCGGTCGTGGTCACCCGCCGCAGGGGGCGCAGCGACAGCCGTACCCACAGTGCCCCGGCCACCCCGGTGGCCAGCAGCGCGCTGCCGAACACCACGCTCTCCACGATCTCCAGCCGGTGCACGGTCTCCTCCACCGGGCGCAGCGGCAGCCCGGTGACCAGGACGTCGCCGTCGTCCCCCCGGACGGCGGCCACTCGGTAGCGGCCGAGTGCGGACAGACGCACGCTGTGGCCGTCGCCGTCCACCGGCAGCCCCGCCAGGACCCGCCGGTCGGCGCCGGTCAGCGGTACGGCGGCGTCCGTCTGGTCGCGCACCACCGCCGCGTCGGTCGTCGTGCCGCGCAGCAGCCGGGCGCCGAAGGTGCGGTCCGACTGGCCGCGGGTGTCGGGCGCGTTGTCGGCGTCGGGGTGCCGCTCA contains:
- a CDS encoding S1 family peptidase is translated as MRVDRIRSGLKFKVTDLRGGNGITSEGWLCSAGFNTKNSSGTIYTLTAGHCVRGTGNEWRMDWNNARIGNQTAYGFGGAAGDWATIKADDPGINPLGTVRYWGGIYKQIDNSAWPTVGVDMDRVGVSSEDTTGYVTSEVVTVTIDGVQLEQMFESNVCALGGDSGGPALRGTTALGLLSGGTDETVCNSDSSGTYRNYFMPVQRVLNARGLHVY
- a CDS encoding sensor histidine kinase yields the protein MRRPLTRGLSWRPPRTLRARLTAGLVVLLAVASLAVGLTTVFALEGFLVRRLDQQLTAAGGRFPASLEHGERHPDADNAPDTRGQSDRTFGARLLRGTTTDAAVVRDQTDAAVPLTGADRRVLAGLPVDGDGHSVRLSALGRYRVAAVRGDDGDVLVTGLPLRPVEETVHRLEIVESVVFGSALLATGVAGALWVRLSLRPLRRVTTTAAGVAELPLASGEVAMPPPVPDTDPRTEVGQVGTALNRMLGHVGDALARRQASEERLRHFAADASHELRTPVASVRGHAELALRHPGPVPDDVRHALERIQAESERMSTLVDDLLLLARLDAGRPLARRPVDLTRLVLDATGDARAAGPDHRWTLELAEEPVTVLGDEHRLQQVVGNLLTNARTHTPPGTRVTVRLATAGAGRAELTVSDDGPGVPEGLQDEVFERFSRADPGRSRAAGGTGLGLAIVRAVVAAHGGTITLTSGPGATVFRTRLPLRPWRDPAVRSRPRRADTGTDRPTGSPAGAEPPTRPSSSGC
- a CDS encoding HD domain-containing protein is translated as MCLDPPRRVGDGAQLVELAGGKRSGWWIAGVKDCETIAEHSFRTAIIGAVLAMMEGADPAKVALLCTFHDTQETRVGDIPWIGRRCLEAATNEKVTADQVSKAHPAVADGIKAVVHEYENGDSLEVLVAHDVDKLECMLQGMEYLEQGYRNAQEWVDTSRAKLKTASALALAEAAQGMSSAEWKHTYLS